A genomic segment from Ruficoccus amylovorans encodes:
- a CDS encoding prepilin-type N-terminal cleavage/methylation domain-containing protein, giving the protein MKLPLHVNRSKLSSARGITLVEVIVVIAIVAVLTGILIAGVGRIKESANASKCLANLRQIGVASALYCVDHNQRLVPIVGRLPESSYHKTWRVHLEPYLPDQTAEGKGVFWCPSGAYNEPTNSTKASGTRPASYGINNYIGLHSVSVAQESAFISDVKNPTGTIFVADIGLVANLGDDPSDWVDRGESVATTSYGYARFPEDPLWSSDPWNVFPRHGGHVNVLFYDGHVGSLDVVTDIMDVTVGSRECMYDNE; this is encoded by the coding sequence ATGAAATTACCCCTTCATGTTAATAGATCAAAACTCTCTTCCGCCCGGGGGATTACACTGGTTGAAGTGATTGTTGTCATTGCCATTGTGGCAGTTCTGACCGGTATCCTGATTGCCGGGGTCGGAAGGATCAAGGAGTCGGCTAATGCGTCGAAGTGTTTGGCAAATTTAAGGCAAATCGGAGTCGCCTCTGCTCTTTATTGTGTGGATCATAATCAGCGTTTGGTTCCAATCGTTGGTCGCCTGCCGGAAAGTAGCTATCATAAAACATGGCGAGTACATCTGGAGCCCTATTTGCCTGATCAAACTGCGGAAGGTAAGGGAGTTTTCTGGTGTCCGTCTGGAGCCTATAACGAACCTACAAATTCAACAAAAGCATCAGGAACTCGACCCGCCTCATATGGGATTAATAATTACATTGGATTGCACTCCGTTTCCGTGGCCCAGGAGTCTGCTTTTATCTCTGATGTTAAAAACCCCACTGGGACTATATTTGTGGCAGATATCGGACTTGTTGCCAACCTGGGGGATGATCCAAGTGATTGGGTTGATCGTGGAGAGAGCGTTGCGACTACTAGTTACGGTTATGCCAGATTTCCTGAAGATCCCTTATGGTCATCTGATCCATGGAATGTTTTTCCCCGGCATGGGGGGCATGTGAATGTGCTGTTTTATGATGGTCATGTCGGTAGCTTGGATGTCGTAACGGACATCATGGATGTGACAGTTGGAAGCCGTGAATGCATGTATGACAATGAGTAA
- a CDS encoding alpha/beta hydrolase family protein, whose amino-acid sequence MSNYYYKIRLYIQMLVSALSVAFGCYPLLADEPVLDGFWDIANPIDNPFNIDMIAERDAEGVRTTEFYMDGEPFNGKETRMYAVYSRPIEEGNYPAVLRVHGSSLDKLPVEVSEYYAQNGFACLQVDWEYPSDKRPGLQSSYVAEGRMTTANYEAIDPAVDVMRNAILFLRRGLQFLRSRSEVNADEICVSGVSVGGQLTLILLGIEPEIRAASVKYGSISGYPGSYFGGIYEALNRVNDADYKAYWLERMDSANYLENYNAEVLIISGTDDVFYWMPTVLETWRRIPTEKRLLMWPSVNHRFINDETVPLAYFMSVLGLEKPWPEISSFRALRTDNGNRFEIEVEPGCEVERVTVIYKTDSRDRFRFQRDWKTLNARMAGNTWVAHSGQPLTRDGQLVAYAMITDANGRQSCSDTVEIPELPVWRDFTATSGLVHVPEEDHFNYRGEFEEDHRSFRYSGNAHRDASGAYAWQGNGAAVIPADADSKFVFYGVPGVSEKHFRLHGMARSMSGDSGTLNVSIQWNDQNRTLQDFSQKLTQNYQPFNIEGEVPHGACAGTLVIQSSEDGAVIDNIQSSYDHF is encoded by the coding sequence ATGAGTAATTATTATTATAAAATAAGACTGTACATCCAAATGTTGGTAAGTGCCTTAAGTGTTGCATTTGGCTGCTACCCGCTGTTGGCCGATGAGCCCGTTCTGGACGGTTTTTGGGATATCGCCAACCCAATTGATAATCCATTCAATATAGATATGATTGCGGAACGTGATGCGGAAGGAGTGCGTACCACTGAGTTCTATATGGACGGTGAGCCGTTTAATGGAAAAGAGACCAGAATGTACGCCGTATATTCACGTCCGATCGAAGAGGGAAACTATCCCGCAGTGCTCAGAGTCCATGGGAGCAGTTTGGATAAGTTGCCGGTCGAGGTGTCTGAATATTATGCTCAAAATGGCTTCGCGTGCTTGCAGGTCGATTGGGAGTATCCCTCGGATAAGCGTCCGGGGCTCCAGTCGTCCTATGTTGCGGAAGGTCGTATGACGACGGCGAACTATGAAGCGATTGACCCTGCTGTGGATGTCATGCGTAACGCTATTCTTTTTTTGCGGAGAGGATTGCAGTTCTTACGTAGTCGCTCGGAGGTGAATGCGGATGAAATATGCGTGTCCGGAGTTTCGGTGGGCGGGCAACTTACGCTGATACTGCTGGGAATCGAGCCGGAGATCCGGGCGGCCTCGGTCAAATATGGTTCCATTAGTGGCTACCCAGGCAGCTATTTTGGGGGTATCTACGAGGCTTTGAATCGTGTTAATGATGCCGACTACAAAGCTTACTGGTTGGAACGGATGGATTCGGCGAATTATTTGGAGAACTATAATGCGGAGGTGCTGATTATTTCGGGGACCGATGACGTCTTTTACTGGATGCCGACTGTCCTCGAAACATGGAGGCGCATTCCGACGGAGAAACGACTGCTGATGTGGCCCAGTGTGAACCACCGTTTCATTAATGATGAAACGGTCCCATTGGCTTACTTCATGTCCGTTCTAGGGCTGGAAAAACCATGGCCGGAGATTTCTAGTTTTCGTGCTCTTCGCACAGATAACGGTAATCGCTTTGAGATAGAAGTGGAGCCTGGATGTGAGGTAGAACGTGTTACCGTCATCTATAAAACTGACTCGAGGGATCGTTTCCGTTTTCAGCGCGATTGGAAGACGCTGAATGCTAGAATGGCGGGCAATACCTGGGTGGCTCATTCTGGGCAGCCCTTGACGCGGGATGGACAGTTGGTGGCGTATGCGATGATTACGGATGCGAATGGGCGTCAGTCCTGTTCTGATACGGTCGAGATTCCTGAATTGCCGGTGTGGCGTGATTTTACGGCGACATCGGGTCTTGTCCATGTGCCAGAGGAAGACCACTTCAACTACCGCGGCGAGTTTGAGGAGGACCATCGGAGTTTTCGCTATAGCGGGAACGCGCACCGCGACGCTTCCGGGGCATACGCGTGGCAAGGCAACGGGGCGGCGGTCATCCCCGCGGATGCTGACAGCAAATTCGTGTTTTACGGAGTGCCCGGGGTGAGTGAGAAACACTTCCGTCTGCACGGCATGGCCAGAAGCATGAGTGGCGATTCTGGGACATTGAATGTAAGCATTCAGTGGAACGATCAGAACCGTACGCTCCAAGATTTTAGTCAGAAGCTGACCCAGAATTATCAGCCTTTTAATATCGAGGGTGAGGTTCCGCATGGAGCTTGCGCCGGGACGCTTGTCATCCAGTCATCTGAAGATGGTGCTGTCATTGATAATATTCAGTCGAGTTATGATCATTTTTAA
- a CDS encoding glycoside hydrolase family 5 protein, translating to MIIFNDRYAILVLIPFCVAMSIVLRAESSGPQSVDIFNDEIPLQWELYDDGCRVIGENGHRLLEVVTTDVFSDNWAMADLNAFDGFEGKALRVRGEIRCEQLARENSTYRWAGAKLVVVQESTNGERESSTLAKYGTTQWEPVEEIFFLDPGSELTVMIGIEGASGSAWFRNFNLALIDATDVYPAAGSNITQAAYSESVESMPHRRGFMSPSTFTEAFFGKDMPEMKRWGANLLRLQLIRNWNQADSDQSVEEYLLWVRQRVPDILRVLDLADELDMQVVLDLHVPPGGRRRPGGEMNLFHEKKFAEAFLDAWKVLATSVAGHPALYGYDLLNEPYQKVVPADEVDYLELQYRAAQMVREIDKETPIIIESNLNASPKTFRYLKPLPLEDIIYQVHMYEPALYTHQGVGGNPLLEAAYPGTLPAGFYEKNEYFDRRKLKEVLQPVRDFQLKYGAKIYVGEFSTARWSKGGERYLEDCISIFEEYGWDWSYHAFREWDGWSLEHADEKEDRKRSESDTDRKKVLLQALERNSQ from the coding sequence ATGATCATTTTTAATGATAGATACGCTATATTGGTTTTGATCCCTTTTTGCGTTGCTATGTCGATCGTGCTGAGGGCCGAATCTAGTGGCCCGCAAAGCGTAGATATCTTCAATGATGAAATCCCTTTGCAATGGGAACTGTATGACGACGGGTGCCGTGTGATCGGTGAGAATGGACACAGGTTGCTTGAAGTCGTCACTACGGACGTTTTCTCAGATAATTGGGCTATGGCTGACCTCAATGCATTTGATGGCTTTGAGGGGAAGGCTCTACGTGTGCGCGGAGAGATTCGTTGTGAGCAGTTAGCGCGTGAAAATAGCACCTACCGATGGGCTGGTGCTAAGCTTGTCGTGGTGCAGGAAAGCACTAATGGGGAGCGGGAGTCATCAACGCTTGCTAAGTATGGTACGACGCAATGGGAGCCGGTTGAGGAAATATTTTTTTTGGATCCGGGAAGCGAGTTGACGGTCATGATCGGAATTGAGGGAGCGAGTGGAAGCGCTTGGTTCCGGAACTTTAATCTAGCGCTTATCGACGCTACGGACGTTTACCCGGCAGCTGGAAGCAACATCACTCAAGCCGCCTATTCCGAGTCCGTCGAATCAATGCCGCATCGGCGCGGGTTTATGTCACCCTCGACTTTCACGGAAGCCTTCTTTGGCAAGGATATGCCCGAGATGAAGCGTTGGGGGGCGAATCTGCTCCGTTTGCAACTCATTCGGAACTGGAATCAGGCTGACAGCGATCAATCGGTGGAGGAGTATCTTCTGTGGGTCCGCCAACGTGTCCCCGATATTTTGCGTGTTTTGGACCTGGCGGACGAGTTGGATATGCAGGTTGTGCTGGATTTGCATGTCCCTCCCGGTGGTCGTCGTAGACCGGGCGGTGAGATGAACCTTTTTCATGAGAAGAAATTCGCCGAGGCCTTTCTTGACGCGTGGAAGGTGCTTGCGACCTCAGTGGCCGGGCATCCGGCGTTGTACGGCTATGACCTTTTGAATGAGCCATACCAGAAGGTGGTACCTGCGGACGAGGTTGATTATTTGGAGTTGCAATACCGCGCAGCACAGATGGTGAGAGAGATCGACAAAGAGACACCGATTATAATCGAGTCCAATCTAAACGCATCACCAAAGACATTTAGGTACCTCAAGCCTCTTCCGCTTGAGGATATTATCTATCAGGTTCACATGTATGAGCCTGCTCTTTATACTCACCAGGGGGTCGGCGGAAATCCGTTGCTTGAGGCGGCCTATCCGGGAACTTTGCCTGCAGGGTTTTACGAAAAAAACGAGTATTTTGACCGCAGGAAACTGAAGGAGGTCTTACAACCCGTTCGGGATTTTCAGCTTAAATACGGCGCGAAAATCTATGTGGGAGAATTCTCTACTGCGCGCTGGTCCAAGGGCGGCGAGCGGTACTTGGAGGACTGTATCTCCATCTTCGAAGAGTACGGTTGGGATTGGAGCTACCATGCGTTTCGCGAGTGGGACGGATGGAGCCTTGAGCACGCTGATGAGAAGGAGGATCGAAAGCGATCTGAGTCTGATACGGACAGGAAAAAAGTGCTCCTGCAGGCACTCGAGAGAAATAGCCAATAG
- a CDS encoding alpha-L-fucosidase gives MNKGDVRWFTQARFGLFIHWGLYSMPARHEWIRYKEEITDEDYRTYFDLFNPDLFQPEQWAELARRAGMKYVIITAKHHEGFCLWDSQYTDYKATNTVQRRDLLREIIDAFRRVGIRIGIYYSLIDWHHPDFTVDRIHPYREKVNWAVCNQVRHMPTYAQYMRDQVTELLTCYGDIDILWFDFSYNQQAGGKGRDDWESEKLVNHVRSLRPNIIIDNRLDLPGSGDIMTPEQYTPDEPIVGDDGKPTVWEGCQTFSGSWGYFRDETNWKSVKMCIEMLVRHVSCGGNLLLNVGPTSRGEIDPRATHALNGIAKWMHHHSQSIYGCGPAPIEFIVPPDCRYTWNFQTGKLYLHCFAWPFKHLHLRGMRGRVKYAQLMVDGSEIIRRTSDSQVHAHLSSATPEGAVTLELPTCLPFECEVPVIEITIT, from the coding sequence ATGAATAAAGGTGATGTCAGATGGTTTACGCAAGCCCGCTTTGGATTGTTTATCCACTGGGGGCTATACTCAATGCCAGCAAGGCATGAATGGATACGGTATAAGGAGGAGATTACGGACGAGGATTATCGGACCTACTTTGACCTCTTTAATCCAGATCTTTTTCAACCGGAGCAATGGGCGGAGCTGGCAAGAAGAGCCGGGATGAAATACGTCATCATTACGGCAAAGCACCACGAGGGTTTTTGTCTGTGGGACAGCCAGTACACCGATTATAAGGCGACGAATACCGTCCAGAGACGCGATCTTTTACGCGAGATCATTGACGCCTTCCGGCGAGTGGGGATACGCATCGGAATTTATTATTCACTGATAGACTGGCATCATCCGGATTTTACGGTGGACCGGATTCACCCCTATCGGGAGAAGGTTAACTGGGCCGTGTGTAATCAAGTGCGCCACATGCCAACGTATGCACAATACATGCGCGACCAAGTGACAGAACTACTGACCTGTTACGGCGATATCGATATCCTGTGGTTCGATTTCAGCTACAATCAGCAAGCAGGTGGGAAGGGGAGAGACGATTGGGAGTCGGAAAAACTGGTCAATCATGTGCGGAGCCTCCGACCGAATATTATCATTGATAACCGTTTGGATTTGCCGGGATCGGGGGATATCATGACTCCCGAGCAGTACACGCCGGATGAACCGATAGTCGGCGATGACGGTAAGCCTACGGTATGGGAGGGATGCCAGACCTTTTCTGGGTCATGGGGATATTTTCGCGATGAGACAAACTGGAAAAGCGTGAAGATGTGCATCGAGATGCTGGTGCGTCATGTGTCATGCGGGGGGAACCTGTTGCTCAATGTCGGTCCGACCTCGCGCGGCGAGATCGATCCTCGCGCGACGCATGCGCTGAACGGTATTGCTAAGTGGATGCATCATCATTCGCAATCAATATACGGATGCGGGCCCGCCCCCATTGAGTTCATCGTGCCCCCGGATTGTCGCTACACGTGGAATTTCCAAACTGGCAAGCTGTATCTACACTGTTTTGCGTGGCCGTTTAAACACCTGCATCTTCGCGGGATGAGGGGGCGTGTCAAGTATGCGCAACTCATGGTTGACGGAAGTGAGATCATACGGCGAACGTCCGACAGCCAAGTGCACGCACACTTGAGCAGCGCGACGCCAGAGGGGGCGGTTACGTTGGAATTGCCGACATGCCTGCCGTTTGAGTGTGAGGTTCCCGTTATAGAGATCACAATCACGTGA
- a CDS encoding glycoside hydrolase family 36 protein, which produces MNADWTRASTCYRREFSLNLPSSANTIYRSANNMSPLWAGSVLFSPGSSDGDFPSQDVIVVGDAQTDQYVLAGAVTCIRSQTYFTLKKRNTRFVCIEVVQPSVADEGEPEEIIVLTGNDWRMLLIEYAERVAERLQLPSFESRENLYGYCSWYYHFENVTEELFLSDVKSIMARPELPFSRGIAQVDAGYFPYHGDWLERKQTWPSTLSEVARRVSESGLIPGIWVAPMIASSASRVFREHPEWFVCGKDGQVLLFSGWSSPPDHQWACLDGSHPDALTYVAEVFRSMWDWGFRYFKLDALGYGLADGMRYDSTETPVSAFRTVMRKIREVIPHAHILACSAPFLPVLGFVDSCRIGCDTGTHWDSDYSPKNCDRHPGRPGIANAWHDTIANWWMVDRWYRADPDVVMARQNKANYTIGEARISAVASILTGIVFTSDNLNLVDQDRLHILRVASACRMQEPLPLDWNPDRWPNVFGGKIDGKPAVAFVNDCETELTFRFEDYGLPSMVTELLNGYGPVCDYITVPSHDAALVRG; this is translated from the coding sequence ATGAATGCTGATTGGACCCGTGCGAGCACCTGCTATCGGCGTGAGTTTAGCCTTAACCTTCCATCCTCTGCCAATACGATCTATCGTTCGGCCAATAATATGTCGCCGTTATGGGCAGGGTCGGTTTTATTTTCTCCGGGGTCCTCTGACGGGGATTTTCCCAGTCAGGACGTTATTGTGGTTGGGGATGCACAAACCGACCAGTACGTGCTGGCGGGAGCTGTCACCTGCATACGGTCGCAGACGTATTTCACGCTTAAGAAGCGCAATACGCGCTTTGTGTGCATTGAAGTAGTTCAGCCATCTGTTGCGGATGAGGGAGAGCCGGAGGAAATTATCGTACTCACAGGTAATGACTGGAGGATGCTTTTGATTGAGTATGCTGAGAGAGTGGCAGAGAGGCTGCAACTTCCCTCCTTTGAGAGCCGCGAGAATCTGTATGGCTATTGCTCCTGGTACTATCACTTTGAGAATGTAACAGAAGAGCTGTTTCTCTCCGACGTGAAATCGATTATGGCTCGTCCAGAATTGCCTTTTTCCCGGGGGATTGCTCAGGTTGATGCAGGATATTTCCCCTATCATGGGGATTGGCTGGAGAGAAAGCAAACTTGGCCGTCTACCCTCTCAGAGGTGGCACGAAGGGTATCCGAGTCAGGACTGATTCCTGGCATATGGGTTGCCCCCATGATCGCATCGAGTGCCAGCCGTGTTTTTCGCGAGCATCCCGAATGGTTTGTCTGCGGCAAGGACGGCCAAGTACTTTTGTTTAGTGGTTGGAGTTCCCCGCCTGATCATCAGTGGGCTTGCCTAGACGGTAGCCATCCAGATGCGCTTACCTATGTCGCCGAGGTTTTCAGGTCCATGTGGGACTGGGGGTTTCGCTACTTCAAGCTGGATGCACTCGGCTATGGGTTGGCCGACGGGATGCGATACGATTCCACGGAAACACCGGTCAGCGCGTTTAGAACGGTCATGCGGAAGATCCGTGAAGTCATTCCTCATGCGCACATCCTTGCGTGCAGTGCGCCGTTTTTGCCGGTCTTGGGGTTTGTGGACAGTTGCCGGATCGGATGTGATACGGGAACACACTGGGATTCTGACTACAGCCCTAAAAACTGCGACCGTCATCCGGGGCGTCCAGGAATAGCCAATGCCTGGCATGACACCATCGCAAACTGGTGGATGGTTGATCGATGGTACCGTGCCGATCCCGACGTTGTCATGGCTCGCCAGAACAAGGCGAACTATACGATTGGCGAGGCTCGTATTTCTGCCGTGGCTTCTATTCTGACCGGGATTGTCTTTACGAGCGACAATTTGAACTTAGTAGATCAAGATCGTTTGCATATTTTGCGGGTGGCTTCCGCCTGCCGCATGCAAGAGCCTCTTCCTCTCGATTGGAATCCGGATCGATGGCCGAATGTTTTTGGAGGGAAAATCGATGGTAAGCCAGCGGTGGCGTTTGTGAATGATTGCGAAACCGAACTGACATTTCGCTTTGAGGATTATGGGTTACCTTCGATGGTGACGGAACTGTTGAACGGATATGGACCTGTCTGTGATTATATAACAGTACCATCCCATGATGCGGCATTGGTTCGTGGCTAG
- a CDS encoding MFS transporter: MKRLRLFSIFRSKVSLQDRVPIGQKIAYGLGGPVEGAAIWIPSTYLTPVFNIGLGLNPGLLGLIVMIWRAWDAITDPVVGNISDNARTRWGRRRPFIVVGAVLTGVLLPVMWWAPRGMPEGMTFVWLLVAGLLFYTCFTLWSMPYYSLQLEMTPDYDERTSITSYRAFPQKILLLLNGWILAFVSMPVWGINADGTPDIVNGMRYLSLILATCTILLGVLPGIFVKERYYAKESSKQEKQKLISGLKITLTTRPFILVLIIVITKTFGIGLVGTLGFYVNAYYVCEGNVKLAAMIMGVSGTLMFAPNLIAIPVCTWIATRYGKRFMLYLTAITGLVGYLSVYIFYTPSNPWLQIIPSILIGPLGIGLWLIVPAMQADVADYDELITGKRREGSFSAVFSLTTKVSSALCSGLGGVVLVWTGFDVELGMSQPDHVLVTMLNLYVIIPVVFLVLNIICIGYYTLTREKMAEIRQELEQRRGVI; the protein is encoded by the coding sequence ATGAAACGCTTACGGTTATTTTCGATTTTCCGATCCAAGGTTTCTTTACAAGATCGTGTCCCGATTGGTCAGAAAATCGCGTACGGTTTGGGCGGACCTGTCGAAGGAGCTGCAATATGGATTCCAAGCACTTATTTGACTCCTGTGTTCAACATTGGACTAGGACTCAACCCCGGTTTACTTGGCCTGATTGTCATGATTTGGCGGGCGTGGGATGCGATTACGGACCCTGTCGTCGGGAATATTTCCGACAATGCGCGGACGCGTTGGGGCAGACGAAGACCGTTCATCGTGGTCGGTGCGGTTTTGACCGGAGTGTTGTTGCCCGTTATGTGGTGGGCACCTCGGGGGATGCCAGAGGGCATGACCTTTGTTTGGCTTCTTGTCGCTGGCCTGTTATTTTATACATGTTTTACGCTTTGGTCGATGCCATACTATAGTCTCCAACTGGAGATGACACCGGATTATGATGAGCGCACAAGCATTACGAGCTATCGGGCTTTTCCTCAGAAGATACTACTGCTGTTGAACGGTTGGATTTTGGCCTTTGTATCAATGCCGGTTTGGGGAATCAATGCTGATGGAACTCCTGACATTGTCAACGGAATGCGCTACCTGAGCTTGATATTGGCGACATGCACAATCCTGCTCGGCGTCCTTCCGGGTATCTTTGTCAAGGAGCGCTACTATGCCAAGGAAAGCAGCAAGCAGGAGAAGCAAAAGTTGATCTCTGGCCTGAAAATTACCCTGACAACTAGGCCATTTATCTTGGTACTTATAATCGTGATCACCAAGACCTTTGGAATTGGATTAGTGGGAACGCTGGGTTTCTACGTTAATGCCTATTATGTATGTGAAGGCAATGTTAAATTGGCGGCAATGATTATGGGGGTAAGCGGGACCCTGATGTTTGCTCCCAATCTTATTGCGATTCCTGTTTGCACATGGATTGCTACCCGTTACGGAAAACGATTTATGCTTTACCTTACCGCCATAACCGGACTCGTCGGTTATCTCTCTGTCTATATTTTCTACACCCCGTCGAATCCGTGGCTCCAGATTATTCCTTCCATTTTGATCGGTCCACTGGGGATTGGATTATGGTTAATTGTTCCTGCCATGCAGGCCGATGTGGCCGACTACGATGAGTTGATAACCGGGAAGCGGAGAGAGGGCAGTTTCTCCGCTGTGTTTTCTTTGACAACTAAAGTCTCTAGCGCCTTATGCAGTGGCTTGGGTGGGGTTGTTCTCGTGTGGACGGGATTCGATGTTGAGTTGGGAATGAGTCAGCCTGATCATGTTTTAGTTACTATGCTAAATTTATATGTAATTATACCCGTCGTTTTTCTTGTGTTGAATATAATTTGTATAGGTTATTACACCCTTACCAGGGAAAAAATGGCGGAAATTCGTCAGGAATTGGAACAGAGACGTGGAGTTATATGA
- a CDS encoding ADP-ribosylglycohydrolase family protein — protein MSDSISRYRERVVGCWLGKAVGGTLGMPYEGCSGPLDLTFYRPVPNTMLPNDDLDLQVLWACLLNAQDHPRVSSDLFVKGWREHINFPWDEYGVCKRNLRNGILPPLSGSFDNWFANGMGAAIRSELWACLAPGNPTLAAAYAREDACLDHAGEGLWAEVWLAAMQSAAFVESDIHKVIAIGFEHIPEGTQLRRSIEDTQRWWNESHDWKRVRGKILENYGHENFTNVTENLAFIYLALLDGRGDFSRSICTAANCGKDTDCTAATVGALLGIMAPESISEDWLRPIGRNLVLSPEITGIKPPDSLDTFTDMVINLRERLRGKIAVRADALGLPRDMSIPARVGCADSDWFGHGWQIGRPLDLIIPPMKSIRFEGSFVTMDSKAFDKGAVFVEYRFILKRTTHARVIFNTHENCRVFLNGKYVFGRESGRMAPSPHRIPNNQSIDVRLDIGEHKLLAVLKKPESSRKMEWVVGVSDGEDNDQWIPDVWIR, from the coding sequence ATGAGTGATAGTATTTCGAGATATCGTGAGAGAGTTGTTGGCTGTTGGCTTGGAAAAGCTGTTGGTGGTACATTGGGCATGCCTTACGAGGGATGCTCGGGTCCGCTTGACCTGACGTTCTACCGTCCCGTGCCGAATACCATGTTGCCAAACGACGACTTGGATTTACAGGTGCTCTGGGCTTGTTTACTGAATGCGCAGGACCATCCTCGGGTCAGTTCCGACCTGTTTGTCAAGGGCTGGCGCGAGCACATCAATTTTCCTTGGGACGAGTATGGAGTGTGCAAGCGGAACCTTAGGAACGGAATTCTGCCACCGTTGAGTGGAAGCTTCGACAACTGGTTCGCCAACGGCATGGGCGCGGCCATTCGCAGTGAGCTATGGGCTTGCTTGGCTCCAGGGAATCCAACTCTTGCGGCTGCTTACGCACGAGAGGATGCCTGTCTCGACCATGCGGGTGAGGGACTATGGGCCGAAGTCTGGTTGGCCGCTATGCAGAGCGCGGCTTTTGTCGAAAGCGACATCCATAAGGTCATCGCTATCGGCTTCGAGCACATCCCGGAGGGCACACAGCTACGCCGTTCAATCGAGGACACCCAGCGTTGGTGGAATGAGAGTCACGATTGGAAAAGGGTCCGGGGGAAAATCCTAGAAAACTACGGACATGAAAATTTTACCAACGTAACAGAAAATCTCGCTTTTATCTACTTGGCGTTGCTTGATGGAAGGGGAGATTTTAGCCGAAGCATCTGCACAGCAGCTAACTGCGGTAAAGACACCGACTGCACTGCGGCGACTGTCGGTGCCCTTCTTGGGATCATGGCTCCTGAGTCGATCAGTGAAGACTGGTTACGTCCAATTGGCCGTAATCTTGTGCTCAGTCCAGAGATTACGGGAATCAAGCCGCCGGATTCGTTGGACACCTTTACTGATATGGTGATTAACTTGCGTGAACGTCTCAGAGGAAAGATAGCGGTTCGTGCGGATGCCCTTGGACTACCCCGAGACATGTCAATTCCGGCTCGTGTTGGATGTGCTGATTCCGATTGGTTTGGGCATGGTTGGCAGATTGGGAGACCTCTCGATTTGATAATACCGCCGATGAAGAGTATCCGCTTCGAGGGCTCGTTTGTGACAATGGATTCCAAGGCTTTCGACAAGGGGGCTGTTTTTGTCGAATACCGTTTTATCCTCAAGCGTACGACTCACGCTCGCGTGATCTTCAATACGCATGAAAATTGTAGGGTGTTCCTGAACGGCAAGTATGTATTCGGGCGTGAAAGCGGACGTATGGCTCCGTCTCCCCATCGGATTCCTAACAATCAATCTATTGACGTTCGGTTGGATATCGGAGAGCACAAATTGCTTGCCGTTTTGAAGAAGCCTGAATCTTCAAGAAAGATGGAATGGGTCGTCGGAGTCAGCGATGGTGAGGATAACGATCAATGGATTCCAGATGTTTGGATACGCTAG